The window GGCGTGAAGAGCACGAACATCTGCACGTTGTTGCCAGACTGGTCACTGGAGGTGAGCGGGTTCACGTCCGGGATCTCGCCGATGGCGCTCACCACGGCGGTCCCGCCGAAGCGCTGCGCCTCGGGCACGTCGGCCCCGGCTCCGCTTCGGGACGCCGCGCCGCCGCCGCCTCCGCAGGCGGCGAGCAGGGCCAGGGCCAGGAGCGGAAAGGTGCGGGCATATGCGTTCTGCATGTCGGTACTTCCGGGAAGGCGGGGTACGGCGGGCGCCGGCCTGGCCGGCGGGCCCCCGCGGGTGCGGAGGGCCCCTGGTGTACTGGCCCGGCGCGTGGGGTGTTCCTTCCCGCGGCCCGTACTCCGTCCGCTCCCGGCCTAGTGCTGCTGGCGGTTGGCGGGGATCCACCACTCCCGGACGTTCACCAGCTTGCTGCGCGCGTCCATCTTCACGCCCTGCAGCCGCGGCCCCACGGCGGCGATCTCCTCGGCCCAGAAGAGCACCGTGACCGGCTGCTCCTGCTGCATGAGCTGCGAGAACTGGAGCCAGATGGGCTTGGCCTTTGCCGGGTCGCCTTCCTCGAGCCCCGCCTGCATCAGCGCGTCCGCCCGCGGGTTGCAGTAGCCGGTGCGGTTGGCGGACGCCGGCTTGCGCGCCTCGGCGCAGGAGAAGAGCGGCGTGGGATCGGCCTTGAAGTAGTCCCACGTCCAGTTGGTGATGATGGCGTCGTAGTCGCGCGCCTTGTGCTGTCGGAGCATGGTCTGGAACTCCACAGGCTGGATGCGCGCATCCACGCCCACGGCGCGAAGCTGCTGCTGGAGCACGGTCGCCACGTCGGTGAAGAGCTTGTTGGCGGCGCTGGTGATGATGGTGAAGCGCAGCGGCTGCCCGCCCTTGTCCACCAGCCCGTCGCGATTCGTGTCGGTCCACCCCGCCTGCGCCAGCAGCGCCTTGGCCCCGGCGGGGTCGTACGGCAGCGGCTGGAGGCCCGGGTTCATGGGGCTGATGGGGGGGATGACGGAGCCGCCCGGCTTGGCGAACTCGTAGAGCAGCGCCTGCATGATCTTGGTGCGGTCGGTCGCCATCGTCAGCGCCCGGCGCACGCGCGGGTCGGAGAACTGCGGCCGCGCGGTGTTCCAGCCCAGGTACGTGAACTCGCGCGAGGGGTAGTGGAAGACCTGCACGCCCTGCTGCTTCACCATCCGCTGCGCCTCGTCGGGCAGCACGGTGTAGTTCACGTCGCTGGTGCGGCCCGCCAGCTCGCTGCTGCGCGTGGTGGCCTCGGGGATGACCTTGAAGACGACGCGCTGCAGCCGCGGCGGCCCGCCCATCGACGCGGGGAACTGCGGGTTCGCCTCTAGCGTGAGGGCCTGGCCGGACTGCCACGACACGAACTTGAACGGCCCGCTGCCCACCGGCTGGCGATTGAAGGGCGCCTGCGTGAGCTCCGCCGGCTTCACGTCCTTGAGCAGGTGCTTGGGCAGCGGCGCCCACCAGAACCCGTCCAGCGGCTGCGAGTGCGGGGCCACGAAGCCGAAGCGGATGGTGAGCGGATCCACCACCGTGGCGGACTTGATCATCCCCAGGTAGGCCGAGCCCAGCAGTGACGCGGTCTCCGGCAGCTTGGCTAGGTCGAAGGTGAACTTCACGTCCTCGGCCGTCACGGGCTGGCCGTCGTGCCACTTCACGCCGTCGCGGATGTGGAAGGTGACGCTGGTGTCGGACAGCTCCCAGCGCTCGGCCAGGTACGGGACGGGGTTGAGCTTCTCGTCGTACTGGATGAGCGGCGTGAAGAGCATGTTCTTGATGATGTCGTCCGTCGTCAGCGCGGTGTTGGTCACCGGGTTGAAGGCGTCGAAGTCGCTCTTGACCGCCACCACGGCGGTGCCGCCCCGCACGGGCGCGCCCACGGCCGCGCCGCCCGCCCCGCGCGCGTCGCCGCCCCCGCCGCCGCACGCCGCCGTCCCCAACGCGAGCGCGGCCCAAGCCGCGCGAAGTGCCTTCCGTGCGTTCATCCCGTCCCCCGGACGTGTTCTGACGTGGTGGGGCGCGCGGCCCGCCGCGCGCCCGAAGCCTGAGCGGCGCTCAATGATGCCAGGTCCATGCCGCACCCGCGAACCGTTCCATCTCCCTTTCCGCCGCCCGCATCTCATCCTCTGTCGCCTCGTCCGGGGCGAGGGCCACGCCGACCGCGTCGCGCCATCCGTCAGCCAGCGCGGCGGTGAGGGCTTGCCACGACGGGGGAGACGGGAGGAGGGCTGCGAGGCTCGTCGGAGGCTCCCCATCTCCCGCTCCGGCCTCTTCGGACGACGGGTCGAGGAGGAAGGCGCGGACCTCGGACTGGTCGCCGTCCAGCAGCAGGGAGCCGTGCTGGAGGATGACGCCGTCCTCGCGCCGCTGCGCGCTGCCCACGAGCTTGCGGCCGGCGACCACGACCTCGCCTTCCGTGGGGTCCTTGAAGCACGGCGCGAGGGAGGGAACGGGCGCGCGGACGCCCGTCTCGGGTTGGAGCTGAGCGGGCACGCCGAGGCGGCGAAGGCCGCCCACGAGGGCGCGGTTGATGGCCGCGTAGGCCTCGCGCGGGGAGCCGAGGGCGCCCTCGGCCACCGCGACGGAGTACGTCAGCTCGCGGTCGTGGAGGACGGCGCGCCCGCCGGTGGGGCGGCGCACGACCTCGACGCCCGCGCGGTGGAGGGCGTCGAGGTCGTAGCGGCCGCGGGCGGGCTGGTTGCGGCCAAGGGAGAGGCACGCCGGCGTCCAGCGGTAGAAGCGCAGCACCGGCGCCCCGCCCTCGCGTACGGACGCGGCGAGCGCCTGGTCGAGCGCCATGTTCCACGCGCCGCGCGCGGGCGGCGTGTCGAGCAGGCGCCAGGGCGCGGGCGGGGTGGGCATGGGCGGGGAGAGGCGGATGCGAAAAAGCGCGGCGGACGAGGAAAGTCCGCCGCGCCCTCGCTGCGGGGTCAGATGTCGAACGTGTCGCCGGGCTTCATGACCTGCACCTTGGCGCGGCCGGAGAGCTTCCGGCGGAACGCCTCGGGGTCCTGGGCGATGAGGGGGAAGGTGTCGTAGTGCATGGGCACCACGGTCTTCGGCTCGATGAACTCGACGGCGCGCGCCGCATCTTCCGGCCCCATCGTGTAGTTGTCACCGATGGGGAGCAGCGCCACGTCCACCTGGCCGCGCAGCAGCTGCATGTCCATGATCAGCGCCGTGTCGCCCGCGAAGTAAAGCCGGGTGCCGCCGTTGAGCGTGACCAGGAAGCCGCAGCAGTCGGTGGTGAACGCGCCCTCCTTGTCGCCGTCGATGCTGCCCGTGTGCAGCGCGGCGGTGAGCTTGACCTTGCCGAACGGGAAGGCGTGCGCCCCGCCGATGTTCATGCCGTGCCCGTTCTTCACGCCCTGGCTCTGGACGAACGACACCAGCTCGAAGGTGGAGACGACCGTGGCGTCGGTCTTCTTCGCGATCCCGATGCAGTCCGCGAAGTGGTCGGAGTGGCCGTGCGAGACGAGGATGAAGTCCAGCTCCTCCACGTCCTTCGCCTCGATGTCGGCCACGGGGTTGCCGTCGAGCCACGGGTCGAACAGGATGCGCGTGCCCTCGTCGGTGAGCAGCGAGAAGCAGGAGTGGCCGTGGAAGGTGAGCGTCGCCATCTCAACGTCTCCGCAGGTGAAGGTGCCCGGCTCGCGCGGCGAGTTTCAGCCGGCGCGGAGGGATGTGCGTTGGGTTCGAGGGGTGGCGGGGGTGCCCCCTCCCGCTCGCTTAGGCTCGCACCCTCCCCCGCAAGCGGGAGAGGGTTGGGCATCGTGCGACTGGGCTTGCGGCCGCGGCTGATCCATCGGGATCCGTCTCCGCAGCGGGACTTTGCGCCGTCTTTGCCACGGGTTCAACCGCCAGGTAGCCCGGCCGGAGGTCCGCTCAGCCGCCGATCAGCTCCTGGTACGCGGCGGCGTCCATGAGGCCGGCGACGTCGGCGGGGTTGGACGGGCGCAGCTTGATCATCCAGCCTTCGCCGTAGGGATCGGAGTTCACCGCCGCGGGGTTGGCGTCGAGCGCGCCGTTGGCCTCCACCACCTCGCCTGCCACGGGGCAGTACAGGTCCGACACCGCTTTCACCGCCTCGATGGTCCCGAAGCTGGCCTCCGCGTCGAAGCTGGCGCCCGCCTGGGGAAGCTCCACGAACACCACGTCGCCCAGCTCGCCCTGCGCGTAGTCGGTGATCCCCACCGCGAAGGTCCCGTCGCCCAGGTCGCGGACGTACTCGTGCTGCTTGGTGTAGCGCAGGTCCTGCGGAACGTTGGCCATCGATCCTCCAGCGGAAATAGACGGGTCGGGGAACGCCGGGAGAATACGAAGCGCCACCGGGGGCGTCAAGCAAACACGGGGGCCATGGCCCGCCGTCGGCGGGTGCGCATCACCCGTTCAGCCGGCGCTACTTATCGTTCATCCGCCGTGCTGGCGGCTGCGCATCGGAAGCACCCGGAAAGCAGGGCTGACGCGGAGGGCGCGGAGGACGGCGGAGTGCGGGGTTTTTTGACCTTCCCCGCGAGTTCGGCGCGATTCGGCGTTCTGGCTTGTAGAGGCTTGATGGCTGCGGAGAAGTGCCCCCTCCCCCGGCCTCTCGTCCGCAAGCGGGAGAGGGGATAATTGCTTGGTGAGATTGGAGTTGTGGTGCGCCTCTCGTGCATCGTGCCAGGGTTTGCGCATCGGCCGATCGGTGGCCGGAGCGGAGGGGGTGGACAGACTCGGTAGATTGGTTCCGCGCAGGAGGATCGACGGCCGCGCATCTACCGATCACCCTTCGTTCCGATGCGGCTCGCCGCGAGGGCGAGGTCGCGGATATCGTTGCGGCGGCTCG is drawn from Longimicrobiaceae bacterium and contains these coding sequences:
- a CDS encoding ABC transporter substrate-binding protein, whose protein sequence is MNARKALRAAWAALALGTAACGGGGGDARGAGGAAVGAPVRGGTAVVAVKSDFDAFNPVTNTALTTDDIIKNMLFTPLIQYDEKLNPVPYLAERWELSDTSVTFHIRDGVKWHDGQPVTAEDVKFTFDLAKLPETASLLGSAYLGMIKSATVVDPLTIRFGFVAPHSQPLDGFWWAPLPKHLLKDVKPAELTQAPFNRQPVGSGPFKFVSWQSGQALTLEANPQFPASMGGPPRLQRVVFKVIPEATTRSSELAGRTSDVNYTVLPDEAQRMVKQQGVQVFHYPSREFTYLGWNTARPQFSDPRVRRALTMATDRTKIMQALLYEFAKPGGSVIPPISPMNPGLQPLPYDPAGAKALLAQAGWTDTNRDGLVDKGGQPLRFTIITSAANKLFTDVATVLQQQLRAVGVDARIQPVEFQTMLRQHKARDYDAIITNWTWDYFKADPTPLFSCAEARKPASANRTGYCNPRADALMQAGLEEGDPAKAKPIWLQFSQLMQQEQPVTVLFWAEEIAAVGPRLQGVKMDARSKLVNVREWWIPANRQQH
- a CDS encoding lipoate--protein ligase family protein; the encoded protein is MPTPPAPWRLLDTPPARGAWNMALDQALAASVREGGAPVLRFYRWTPACLSLGRNQPARGRYDLDALHRAGVEVVRRPTGGRAVLHDRELTYSVAVAEGALGSPREAYAAINRALVGGLRRLGVPAQLQPETGVRAPVPSLAPCFKDPTEGEVVVAGRKLVGSAQRREDGVILQHGSLLLDGDQSEVRAFLLDPSSEEAGAGDGEPPTSLAALLPSPPSWQALTAALADGWRDAVGVALAPDEATEDEMRAAEREMERFAGAAWTWHH
- a CDS encoding metal-dependent hydrolase, with translation MATLTFHGHSCFSLLTDEGTRILFDPWLDGNPVADIEAKDVEELDFILVSHGHSDHFADCIGIAKKTDATVVSTFELVSFVQSQGVKNGHGMNIGGAHAFPFGKVKLTAALHTGSIDGDKEGAFTTDCCGFLVTLNGGTRLYFAGDTALIMDMQLLRGQVDVALLPIGDNYTMGPEDAARAVEFIEPKTVVPMHYDTFPLIAQDPEAFRRKLSGRAKVQVMKPGDTFDI
- the gcvH gene encoding glycine cleavage system protein GcvH; amino-acid sequence: MANVPQDLRYTKQHEYVRDLGDGTFAVGITDYAQGELGDVVFVELPQAGASFDAEASFGTIEAVKAVSDLYCPVAGEVVEANGALDANPAAVNSDPYGEGWMIKLRPSNPADVAGLMDAAAYQELIGG